The proteins below are encoded in one region of Ereboglobus luteus:
- a CDS encoding LacI family DNA-binding transcriptional regulator gives MNSKPAVTIYEVARHIGVSPAAVSSVLSNHYLERRISEKTANRIRKAIKELGYVPNMAGRRLRTHRPLTRQYDIAILTSFEAPLPLVGQALHAIQKEADKRSDKHTRYAVAIEMFHAGKLAEKPGLLESDRYHGIIITNTLPADDRFLATAKFPYASVVLGRRIEGHNCVLEIPNFVGKRAAEVLIDAGCRNLAVIHGKALTQATSQRVAAFKDAAKAGKLATPAVIECDGLQPRDAVAALDAFLGGGGRCDGVFAVTDSLAVGVYRAFQERGLSIPNDAAVVGVGDHEIEEFFNPSLSTLAGANDTMVAEAIPLLFNQLSGKTEHPQEILVVPPVYLRESTNRSRRPRKK, from the coding sequence ATGAACAGCAAACCGGCAGTGACCATTTACGAAGTTGCGCGGCACATAGGAGTGTCCCCCGCCGCGGTTTCCTCAGTGCTTTCCAACCATTATTTGGAGAGGCGGATTTCGGAAAAAACCGCGAACCGGATACGCAAGGCAATCAAGGAGCTTGGTTATGTCCCCAACATGGCGGGGCGCCGCCTCAGAACCCATCGCCCCCTGACCCGGCAATACGACATCGCAATCCTGACCTCGTTTGAGGCTCCCTTGCCGCTTGTCGGCCAGGCGTTGCACGCCATTCAAAAGGAGGCGGACAAGCGCTCGGACAAGCACACCCGCTACGCGGTCGCCATTGAGATGTTTCACGCCGGGAAGCTGGCGGAAAAACCGGGCCTCTTGGAGTCGGACCGGTATCACGGAATCATCATAACCAACACGCTGCCGGCCGACGACCGGTTTCTCGCGACGGCAAAGTTTCCGTATGCGTCGGTCGTTCTGGGCCGCCGAATCGAGGGGCACAACTGCGTGCTCGAAATCCCCAACTTTGTTGGAAAACGGGCCGCCGAAGTGTTGATTGACGCCGGCTGCCGAAACCTCGCGGTCATTCATGGCAAGGCGCTGACGCAAGCCACCTCCCAGCGTGTCGCCGCGTTCAAGGACGCCGCCAAGGCCGGGAAACTCGCCACCCCCGCCGTGATCGAATGCGACGGGCTTCAACCCCGGGATGCCGTCGCGGCGCTGGACGCGTTTCTTGGTGGCGGCGGACGCTGCGACGGAGTTTTTGCGGTGACGGACAGCCTGGCGGTCGGAGTGTATCGCGCCTTTCAGGAGCGCGGACTTTCGATTCCCAACGACGCGGCCGTGGTGGGCGTGGGGGATCATGAAATCGAGGAGTTTTTCAACCCGTCCCTGTCCACGCTCGCGGGCGCAAACGACACGATGGTTGCGGAGGCAATCCCGCTGCTGTTCAACCAGCTTTCGGGAAAAACCGAGCATCCCCAGGAAATCCTCGTCGTGCCGCCCGTCTATTTGCGCGAATCGACAAACCGTTCCCGGCGTCCCCGGAAAAAATAA
- the galK gene encoding galactokinase — protein sequence MKNKLIAQFQTVFDRSPEFVTRAPGRIEFIGNHTDYNGGTVLGASVDRNIWVAIARRDDGQRRFFSAHGGEIVTMPSGIPQKQDGSNKWTNYALGVIAAFPHFGLSIPEGFDYYDMSDLPAGAGMSSSAAIELASVLAFLEITGQAGKVDRETIVKIGKHAENEFVGMPCGILDQGVSGFGKKDHLVFIDCRGPKFDTVPIPSGAHFWIFNTHKKHALVDGFYAARNRECMEAAKALGVSLLADAGTAMLDKAAADGTLAGDALKRARHVVEEIARVDETKTLLAKGDLAAVGSLLTASHRSSQNLFENSAEELDTLVDLLTATPRVYGARLTGGGFGGAVMAMTDAQFGEAQAAQVAAAYEQKYGAKPEVIHCQTGDGAAVM from the coding sequence ATGAAAAACAAACTCATCGCCCAATTCCAAACCGTCTTCGACCGCAGCCCCGAATTTGTCACCCGTGCCCCGGGACGCATCGAATTTATCGGCAACCACACCGACTACAACGGCGGCACCGTGCTGGGCGCGTCGGTGGATCGTAATATCTGGGTCGCCATCGCGAGGCGCGATGACGGGCAGCGCCGTTTTTTCAGCGCGCATGGCGGCGAAATCGTCACCATGCCCTCCGGCATTCCGCAAAAGCAGGACGGTTCCAACAAATGGACCAACTATGCGCTCGGCGTGATTGCCGCGTTTCCGCATTTCGGCCTGAGCATTCCCGAGGGGTTTGACTATTATGACATGTCGGACCTGCCCGCGGGCGCCGGCATGAGCAGCAGCGCGGCAATTGAGCTGGCGTCAGTGCTCGCGTTTCTCGAAATCACGGGCCAGGCGGGCAAGGTTGACCGCGAGACAATCGTGAAAATCGGCAAGCATGCGGAAAACGAATTCGTGGGCATGCCGTGCGGTATTCTCGACCAGGGCGTGTCGGGCTTCGGCAAAAAAGACCACCTTGTGTTCATCGATTGCCGCGGGCCGAAATTTGACACGGTGCCGATTCCCTCCGGCGCGCATTTCTGGATTTTCAACACGCACAAAAAACACGCGCTCGTGGACGGCTTCTACGCGGCGCGCAATCGCGAGTGCATGGAAGCCGCCAAGGCGCTCGGCGTGTCCCTGCTCGCGGACGCAGGCACCGCGATGCTCGACAAGGCCGCCGCTGACGGAACGCTGGCGGGCGATGCGCTCAAGCGCGCGCGCCACGTGGTCGAGGAAATCGCCCGCGTGGACGAGACAAAAACGCTGCTCGCCAAGGGCGACCTGGCCGCGGTGGGCTCGCTGCTCACCGCCTCGCATCGCAGCTCGCAGAATTTGTTTGAGAACAGCGCGGAGGAACTCGACACGCTAGTCGATCTGCTCACGGCCACGCCTCGCGTTTACGGCGCGCGCTTGACCGGCGGCGGGTTTGGCGGCGCGGTGATGGCGATGACCGACGCGCAGTTCGGCGAGGCGCAGGCCGCGCAGGTTGCCGCCGCCTACGAACAAAAATACGGCGCAAAACCCGAGGTGATCCACTGCCAGACCGGTGACGGCGCGGCGGTGATGTGA
- a CDS encoding HAD-IA family hydrolase codes for MYLLAAKLCNVDPEKCLAFEDATPGLQAAVAAGMQVVHVPSRPAA; via the coding sequence ATGTATCTGCTCGCCGCAAAACTCTGCAACGTGGACCCTGAAAAATGCCTCGCCTTCGAGGACGCCACGCCCGGTCTCCAAGCCGCCGTCGCCGCCGGAATGCAAGTCGTGCACGTGCCAAGCCGCCCAGCAGCCTAG
- a CDS encoding sialidase family protein, protein MNRKYPASLIVLMAVFLMAPGVAAENSAPMLRSEFIYKEAPYPECHASTIAQTAGGTMVASWFGGTKEKNPDVCIWVSRLENDKWTEPVNVANGIQPDGTRHPTWNPVLLQAPGKNAPLILYYKVGPSPQKWWGMQMISKDGGRSWEEPTRLPEGILGPIKNKPVVLPDGTWISPSSTEARRTDWQVHFEISKDQGNTWRKAGPVKKGAGFDAIQPSVLVMKDGRLEALCRTRQGVIAMTWSADNGETWSPLSALALPNPNSGTDAVTLSDGRQLLIYNHSAHRADRSGRGVRYPLKLALSDDGLNWTPVLTLEDQPLPEGYAYPAIIQTSDGLVHITYTWDRKRIKYTVIDPSKL, encoded by the coding sequence ATGAACCGAAAATACCCTGCAAGTTTGATTGTATTGATGGCGGTCTTTCTTATGGCGCCGGGAGTGGCCGCGGAAAACAGCGCGCCCATGCTCCGCTCGGAGTTTATATACAAGGAGGCGCCTTATCCGGAATGCCATGCGTCAACCATCGCCCAAACAGCCGGGGGCACCATGGTCGCGTCGTGGTTTGGCGGCACCAAGGAAAAGAATCCCGACGTATGCATTTGGGTGTCGCGCCTTGAGAATGATAAATGGACCGAGCCGGTCAACGTGGCCAACGGCATCCAGCCTGACGGCACGCGCCATCCCACCTGGAACCCGGTTTTGCTTCAGGCTCCCGGCAAGAACGCGCCCTTGATTTTATATTATAAAGTCGGCCCGTCGCCTCAAAAATGGTGGGGCATGCAGATGATTTCCAAGGACGGCGGACGCTCGTGGGAGGAGCCGACCCGTTTGCCCGAGGGGATTTTGGGCCCCATCAAAAACAAGCCGGTTGTCCTGCCCGACGGCACTTGGATTTCGCCCTCGAGCACGGAAGCGCGGCGAACGGACTGGCAGGTGCATTTTGAAATATCAAAGGACCAGGGGAACACCTGGCGCAAAGCGGGTCCCGTGAAAAAGGGCGCGGGTTTTGACGCGATACAGCCGAGCGTTTTGGTAATGAAGGACGGACGACTGGAGGCGCTTTGCCGCACCCGGCAGGGAGTGATCGCCATGACGTGGTCCGCGGACAATGGCGAGACATGGAGCCCGCTCTCGGCCCTGGCCTTGCCCAATCCGAACTCGGGAACCGACGCGGTCACGCTTTCCGACGGGCGGCAGTTGTTGATATATAATCATTCGGCGCATCGCGCGGATCGTTCGGGCCGGGGCGTGCGCTATCCGCTCAAGCTGGCGCTTTCCGACGACGGGCTCAACTGGACGCCGGTTCTAACACTGGAGGACCAGCCCCTGCCCGAGGGTTATGCCTACCCGGCCATTATACAAACGTCCGACGGATTGGTGCACATCACATATACATGGGATCGCAAGCGCATCAAATATACAGTTATAGACCCTTCAAAATTGTGA
- the recF gene encoding DNA replication/repair protein RecF (All proteins in this family for which functions are known are DNA-binding proteins that assist the filamentation of RecA onto DNA for the initiation of recombination or recombinational repair.), whose product MHLKSITVQNFRNIAFAELAFDNSRQFFVGENAQGKTNLLEAAGFISALRSFRTSEDRTLIAHGKAEAAIACEIEHEKFGLTRVTIRLRPGGKEVHCDGERIRKLGDYIGRFPTVVFTSQDLLLVRGSPGGRRRWLDLALAETDPEYLRALQEYHRALASRNQLLKRGNGGASALSAELDAFEQPLARAAAQLAKRRAAGVEKLNAHVAAAYEKITAVAEGRAKPPAEPDRIDNQSTPAAQPEASPYPASKSPAAAIAYAPSVANGTELDETGWASQFASGRERDTLMRTTLSGPHRDDCELTVGGRPAREFASEGQQRGLAISLRLAEAAYLREQTGVNPVLLADDVLGELDPQRRRRFWASINSDDSRNQILATGTAPPDAELGSWQMFEVRGGMFS is encoded by the coding sequence GTGCATCTAAAAAGCATCACCGTTCAAAACTTCCGCAACATCGCGTTTGCCGAGCTCGCGTTCGACAACTCGCGGCAGTTTTTCGTCGGTGAAAATGCGCAGGGAAAAACCAACCTCCTTGAGGCCGCCGGATTCATCTCCGCGCTCCGCTCGTTTCGCACAAGCGAGGACCGCACGCTCATCGCGCACGGCAAAGCGGAGGCCGCCATCGCCTGCGAAATCGAGCACGAGAAATTCGGCCTCACGCGCGTGACCATCCGCCTGCGCCCCGGCGGCAAGGAAGTGCATTGCGACGGCGAACGCATCCGCAAACTCGGCGATTACATCGGACGCTTTCCCACGGTCGTTTTCACCTCGCAGGACCTGCTTCTTGTGCGCGGCTCGCCCGGCGGACGCCGCCGCTGGCTCGACCTCGCCCTCGCCGAAACCGATCCCGAATACCTCCGCGCGCTTCAGGAATACCACCGCGCTCTCGCCTCGCGAAACCAGCTCCTCAAGCGCGGCAACGGCGGCGCGTCCGCGCTCTCCGCCGAACTCGACGCCTTTGAGCAACCGCTTGCCCGCGCCGCCGCGCAACTTGCGAAACGCCGCGCCGCGGGCGTGGAAAAACTGAACGCACACGTCGCCGCCGCCTACGAAAAAATCACCGCCGTCGCCGAAGGTAGGGCGAAGCCTCCGGCTGAGCCGGATCGCATCGATAACCAGTCGACGCCCGCGGCTCAGCCAGAGGCTTCGCCCTACCCCGCCTCCAAATCACCCGCCGCCGCCATCGCCTACGCGCCCAGCGTCGCCAACGGAACCGAGCTCGACGAAACCGGCTGGGCAAGCCAGTTTGCCTCGGGACGCGAACGCGACACGCTCATGCGCACCACGCTTTCCGGCCCGCACCGCGACGATTGCGAACTGACCGTCGGCGGACGCCCCGCGCGCGAGTTCGCCTCCGAGGGCCAGCAACGCGGCCTCGCCATTTCGCTGCGCCTCGCCGAGGCCGCGTATCTGCGCGAGCAAACAGGCGTGAATCCCGTGCTCCTGGCCGACGACGTTTTGGGCGAGCTCGACCCGCAGCGCCGCCGCCGCTTTTGGGCGAGCATCAACAGCGATGATTCGCGCAACCAAATCCTCGCCACCGGCACCGCCCCTCCCGACGCCGAGCTCGGCTCGTGGCAAATGTTCGAAGTGCGCGGCGGAATGTTTTCATGA
- a CDS encoding rhamnulokinase translates to MATKNTSKSTTYCAAVDLGATSGRVILGAWQNNRLKLTVAHRFPNTFRTLNGNDYWEIGALWHEVQTGLRKAAAALPRGKKIASVGVDTWGVDYALLNDRGRLVFPVHAYRDNRTQAGLSHLGNTRAALERVYAATGIPNVFYNSSLQLAETIADCPAITDLATRCLFLPDYFNYLLSGTMANELTIASTTQLLDVNSTDWSRPALDYFRVPPSWLGKPVLAGTRLGTVKNIPELAGAKVIAVPGHDTACAYDAMPASPDGTDLFLSSGTWSLVGFESDTPVLGPDALKARVANERIGDGRYRPLTNVIGMWLLERTMLDLGPSARPKTPEAWDKLIDDAARLPASVSKVLIDVTDPALSNPPSMKAVIDGQLRRKKAVPPKNVKGYMRLICDSLARGHADAKAAFERMTGREFKRILIVGGGSRSPLLCQSTANAAKVPVVSFNLEGTAVGNIANQLIALRAVKNKAEFRKHLGAHLEQKVYQPKN, encoded by the coding sequence ATGGCCACCAAAAACACCTCAAAATCCACCACCTATTGCGCGGCCGTCGATCTCGGCGCCACGAGCGGGCGCGTCATCCTCGGCGCATGGCAAAACAACCGCCTCAAGCTCACCGTTGCGCACCGCTTCCCCAACACATTCCGCACGCTCAACGGCAACGACTATTGGGAAATCGGCGCGCTCTGGCACGAAGTGCAAACCGGCCTCCGCAAGGCCGCCGCCGCCCTGCCGCGTGGCAAGAAAATCGCCTCCGTCGGCGTCGACACGTGGGGCGTCGATTACGCGCTCCTCAACGACAGGGGCCGCCTCGTGTTCCCCGTCCACGCCTACCGCGACAACCGCACGCAAGCCGGCCTGAGCCACCTCGGCAACACGCGCGCCGCGCTCGAGCGCGTTTACGCCGCCACCGGCATCCCCAACGTCTTTTACAACTCCTCGCTCCAGCTCGCCGAAACGATCGCCGACTGCCCCGCCATCACCGACCTCGCCACGCGCTGCCTCTTCCTGCCGGACTACTTCAACTACCTCCTCTCCGGCACGATGGCCAACGAGCTCACCATCGCCAGCACCACGCAACTCCTCGACGTAAACTCCACCGACTGGTCGCGCCCCGCGCTCGACTACTTCCGCGTCCCGCCCTCGTGGCTCGGCAAACCCGTCCTCGCCGGCACGCGCCTCGGCACGGTGAAAAACATTCCCGAGCTCGCCGGCGCCAAGGTCATCGCCGTGCCCGGCCACGACACCGCGTGCGCCTACGACGCCATGCCCGCCAGCCCCGACGGCACCGACCTCTTCCTCAGCTCCGGCACCTGGTCGCTCGTCGGCTTCGAAAGCGACACGCCCGTGCTCGGCCCCGACGCGCTCAAGGCCCGCGTCGCCAACGAACGCATCGGCGACGGCCGCTACCGCCCCCTCACAAACGTCATCGGCATGTGGCTCCTCGAGCGCACCATGCTCGACCTCGGCCCCTCCGCCCGCCCGAAAACACCCGAGGCCTGGGACAAGCTCATCGACGACGCGGCGCGCCTGCCCGCCTCCGTCTCAAAAGTCCTCATCGACGTCACCGACCCCGCGCTCTCCAACCCGCCCTCGATGAAAGCCGTCATCGACGGACAACTCCGCCGCAAAAAAGCCGTCCCCCCGAAAAACGTGAAAGGCTACATGCGCCTCATCTGCGACTCGCTCGCCCGCGGCCACGCCGACGCCAAGGCCGCCTTCGAGCGCATGACCGGCCGCGAGTTCAAGCGCATCCTCATTGTCGGCGGCGGCTCGCGCAGCCCGCTGCTCTGCCAGTCCACGGCCAACGCCGCCAAGGTCCCCGTCGTCTCCTTCAACCTCGAAGGCACCGCGGTCGGCAACATCGCGAACCAGCTCATCGCCCTCCGCGCCGTCAAAAACAAAGCCGAGTTCCGCAAACACCTCGGCGCGCACCTGGAGCAAAAGGTGTATCAGCCAAAAAATTGA
- a CDS encoding dihydrodipicolinate synthase family protein, producing MASSYPKKGILAALWLPTDAEGNLLKRELAANIGWLKSKGIHGVLALGSTGEFPQMSSDQRKEAITAVIECAAPLPVVVNISDIRPGIVGELGRHARAAGACAVAIMPPGFYPSTQDDVLAHFLYAAEHADLPVFLYNFPELTGTRINVDTVAKFADRANMAGIKQSGGEFDYHKELIALGKEKNYVVFSGADTRLAEVFKLGAVGCIGGLVNIVPDLMLDLYNICQEGKPGDPGILTDRIKFTGAMVDRLTFPLNVSAGMAARGRPVGEPKARVSPESKRIHDTIIHDLSAAFNEWGLECVNAENKMAFVP from the coding sequence ATGGCATCCTCATACCCAAAAAAAGGCATACTTGCGGCGCTCTGGCTGCCAACGGATGCGGAAGGCAACCTTCTCAAGCGCGAGCTCGCCGCCAATATCGGCTGGCTGAAAAGCAAGGGCATACACGGGGTGCTGGCACTCGGAAGCACCGGCGAGTTTCCGCAGATGAGCTCCGACCAGCGGAAGGAGGCGATAACCGCCGTGATCGAATGCGCGGCGCCGCTGCCCGTCGTTGTTAATATAAGCGATATACGCCCCGGCATTGTGGGCGAGCTGGGCAGGCATGCGCGTGCCGCCGGGGCTTGCGCGGTGGCGATCATGCCGCCGGGGTTTTATCCCTCGACGCAGGATGATGTGCTGGCGCACTTTTTATACGCTGCGGAACACGCGGATTTGCCCGTGTTTTTGTATAATTTCCCCGAGTTGACCGGCACGCGAATCAATGTCGACACCGTGGCTAAATTCGCGGACCGGGCAAACATGGCGGGCATCAAACAAAGCGGCGGCGAATTTGATTATCACAAGGAGTTGATCGCGCTTGGAAAGGAAAAGAACTATGTTGTGTTCTCAGGAGCGGACACGCGGCTTGCCGAAGTTTTCAAACTGGGCGCGGTTGGCTGCATAGGCGGACTGGTGAACATTGTCCCGGATCTGATGCTGGATTTATATAATATATGCCAGGAGGGAAAACCCGGAGACCCCGGCATCTTGACGGACAGGATTAAGTTTACCGGCGCCATGGTTGACAGGCTCACATTTCCGCTAAACGTCTCGGCGGGCATGGCCGCCCGCGGGCGGCCGGTCGGCGAACCCAAGGCACGGGTTTCCCCCGAGTCAAAACGCATCCACGACACCATCATCCACGATCTTTCCGCCGCCTTTAATGAGTGGGGGCTGGAGTGCGTCAACGCGGAAAACAAGATGGCTTTCGTCCCATAA
- the hisB gene encoding imidazoleglycerol-phosphate dehydratase HisB: MDQKRIAKIARKTAETDINLTLEIDGSGRSKIDTGVPFFDHMLTLFAKHGLFDLEVTCKGDVAVDYHHTVEDVGIVLGEAFRAALGDKLGIRRYGFFLLPMDESLARVVVDLGGRAHLVYEANAPTMFVRDFNIILVKEFCRAFSNALACNLHVKLEYGEEPHHVAEAVFKGLARALDAATQYDPRAAGQLPSTKGKL, translated from the coding sequence ATGGATCAAAAACGCATAGCAAAAATCGCGCGCAAAACCGCGGAAACCGACATCAACCTCACGCTCGAAATCGACGGCTCCGGCCGCTCGAAAATCGACACCGGCGTGCCGTTCTTCGATCACATGCTCACGCTCTTCGCCAAGCACGGCCTCTTCGACCTCGAGGTCACCTGCAAGGGCGACGTCGCCGTGGATTACCACCACACCGTCGAGGATGTCGGCATTGTTTTGGGCGAGGCGTTTCGCGCCGCGCTTGGCGACAAGCTCGGCATCCGCCGCTACGGATTTTTCCTGCTCCCGATGGACGAGTCGCTCGCCCGCGTCGTCGTCGATCTCGGCGGCCGCGCGCACCTTGTTTACGAGGCGAACGCGCCGACGATGTTTGTGCGCGATTTCAACATCATCCTAGTGAAGGAATTCTGCCGCGCCTTCAGCAACGCGCTCGCGTGCAACCTGCACGTGAAGCTCGAATACGGCGAGGAACCGCACCACGTCGCCGAGGCCGTCTTCAAGGGACTCGCCCGCGCGCTCGACGCCGCGACGCAATACGACCCGCGCGCGGCAGGCCAGCTGCCAAGCACCAAAGGCAAGCTGTAA
- a CDS encoding FG-GAP repeat domain-containing protein, translated as MNAPKFLPLAIALCLSCGFASAQPANDSSRFVRLKHNNPGLVVDLGVGLWAWPVVCDRNGDGLPDLIVVAGGSPDKGCHYFENTGKKDAETGMDIFKPAVYIGPGNGNVTASYTPDGLRVVASGYEYPDFIKNGLAQANRKKLPLTARQIHRTSGRIRGEQWSYVDYDGDGTLDLVFGVGDWTDYGWDNAYDSNGRWTNGPLHGFVYIMINKGTNAKPRYEKPVRLQADNRDIDVYGMPSPVFGDFRGTGKLDLICGEFVDGFTFYENVGTRESPKYAPGQRLSAGGAALTMPLEMIVLTACDWNRDGHLDLIVAQEDGRVALMENTGNVINSEWQPNPRGKPVAKSMPEFKPPRFFKQEADSVKFGVLTTPVAADWDGDGLVDILTGNTAGEIAFIKNLGGSPVRWAAPRLLEANGKPILIMAGYNGSIQGPAESKWGYTNIHVADWDGDGLLDIMVNSIIGNIIWYKNIGTKTSPKLAAAQPVRAIWKTGAKKPAWNWWDPKGDELVLQWRCTPYMIDIDKDGVPDLVAPDHEGYLAWFRHVVRNGEHYVMPGERIFKMKGLSEFDSRGAANKDGPSGGALRMNYGEAGKSGRRTFHFTDWDGDGRVDLLVNSVNINFYRNVATKPGEWIFEDMGQVDSKKLAGHSTAPATWDWDGDGKEELLAGAEDGFFYLLKKE; from the coding sequence ATGAATGCACCCAAGTTTCTCCCCCTTGCCATCGCGCTTTGCCTGTCGTGCGGTTTTGCGTCCGCACAACCCGCGAATGATTCGAGCCGGTTTGTCCGCTTGAAGCACAATAATCCCGGACTGGTTGTCGATCTTGGCGTCGGCTTGTGGGCGTGGCCTGTCGTGTGCGATCGCAACGGCGACGGATTGCCCGACCTGATTGTCGTCGCGGGAGGCTCGCCCGACAAGGGATGCCATTATTTTGAAAACACGGGCAAAAAGGACGCCGAAACCGGCATGGATATATTCAAGCCCGCGGTTTATATTGGCCCCGGCAACGGCAATGTGACCGCCTCATACACACCGGACGGATTGCGCGTGGTCGCGTCGGGATATGAATATCCTGATTTTATAAAAAACGGGCTCGCGCAGGCGAACAGGAAAAAACTTCCGCTGACCGCAAGGCAGATCCACCGCACATCCGGGCGGATTCGCGGCGAGCAGTGGAGTTATGTGGATTATGATGGCGATGGAACCCTGGACTTGGTTTTTGGCGTCGGGGACTGGACGGATTACGGTTGGGACAATGCATACGATTCCAACGGGCGCTGGACAAACGGGCCGCTGCACGGATTTGTATATATAATGATTAACAAGGGCACCAACGCGAAGCCCCGTTATGAAAAGCCGGTCCGCCTGCAGGCGGATAATCGCGACATTGATGTCTATGGCATGCCGTCCCCTGTTTTCGGCGATTTTCGCGGCACGGGAAAACTCGATTTGATCTGCGGGGAGTTTGTAGACGGATTCACTTTTTATGAAAATGTGGGAACGCGGGAGTCGCCGAAATACGCGCCCGGCCAGCGGCTGTCCGCCGGGGGCGCGGCGCTGACGATGCCACTGGAGATGATTGTGCTCACGGCATGCGACTGGAACAGGGACGGGCACTTGGATTTGATCGTGGCGCAGGAGGACGGACGCGTGGCCCTGATGGAGAACACCGGCAATGTCATCAACTCGGAATGGCAGCCCAATCCGCGCGGCAAGCCGGTCGCCAAAAGCATGCCCGAGTTCAAGCCGCCGCGCTTTTTCAAGCAGGAGGCGGACAGTGTGAAGTTCGGCGTGCTCACCACGCCCGTTGCCGCGGACTGGGACGGCGACGGACTTGTGGATATATTGACGGGAAACACCGCGGGCGAAATTGCATTTATAAAAAACCTCGGCGGTTCCCCCGTGCGCTGGGCGGCTCCGCGGCTGCTCGAGGCGAACGGCAAGCCCATATTGATAATGGCCGGATATAATGGATCGATACAAGGGCCGGCGGAATCAAAATGGGGATACACCAATATACATGTGGCGGATTGGGACGGCGACGGACTGCTTGATATCATGGTGAATTCCATCATCGGAAATATTATATGGTATAAAAACATCGGAACCAAAACGTCGCCCAAGCTGGCCGCCGCGCAACCCGTGCGCGCAATCTGGAAAACCGGCGCGAAAAAACCCGCGTGGAATTGGTGGGATCCGAAAGGCGACGAGCTCGTGCTTCAATGGCGCTGCACGCCTTATATGATCGACATCGACAAGGACGGGGTGCCGGACCTTGTGGCGCCCGACCACGAGGGTTACCTGGCATGGTTCCGCCATGTGGTTCGCAACGGCGAGCATTATGTAATGCCGGGTGAGCGCATCTTCAAAATGAAAGGATTGTCCGAGTTTGATTCCAGGGGCGCGGCCAACAAGGACGGGCCCTCCGGCGGGGCGTTGCGCATGAATTATGGCGAGGCGGGAAAAAGCGGACGGCGCACATTTCATTTCACCGACTGGGACGGCGACGGCCGGGTGGATTTGCTCGTGAACAGTGTTAATATTAATTTCTATCGCAATGTCGCCACCAAGCCCGGGGAATGGATATTTGAGGACATGGGACAAGTGGACTCGAAAAAACTCGCGGGCCACAGCACGGCCCCGGCCACTTGGGATTGGGACGGCGACGGAAAGGAAGAACTGCTCGCGGGGGCGGAGGATGGATTCTTCTACTTGTTGAAAAAGGAATAA